In Poecile atricapillus isolate bPoeAtr1 chromosome 22, bPoeAtr1.hap1, whole genome shotgun sequence, a genomic segment contains:
- the FBXO2 gene encoding F-box only protein 2 isoform X2, with product MESLPEAVLIRILASIPAVDLVLVCRLVCCQWKNLVDGAELWILKCQQEGITRDESDAENWQNFYFLSKKRKNLIKNPCGEEDLEHWGEVENGGDGWKIEELPGDFGKEFPSEEVHKYFVTSYEWCRKAQVIDLRAEGYWEELMDTTQPKIMVRDWYAGRRDAGCLYELCVKLLSENEDVLAEYKSETVTIPQENDGSWSEISHTFSSYGPGVRFVRFEHGGQDTLFWKGWYGVRVTNSSVTVEP from the exons ATGGAGTCCCTCCCTGAAGCAGTCCTGATCCGAATCCTGGCTTCCATACCTGCGGTGGATCTGGTGCTGGTGTGCCGCCTGGTCTGCTGCCAGTGGAAAAACCTGGTTGATGGAGCTGAGCTTTGGATCCTGAAGTGTCAGCAGGAAGGCATCACCAGAGATGAGTCAGATGCAGAGAACTGGCAAAACTTCTACTTCCTGAGTAAGAAAAGGAAGAATCTCATCAAGAACCCATGTGGTGAAG AAGACTTGGAGCACTGGGGAGAGGTAGAGAATGGAGGTGATGGCTGGAAAATTGAAGAGCTCCCAGGGGACTTTGGAAAAGAATTTCCTAGTGAAGAAGTCCATAAATACTTTGTTACATCTTATGA GTGGTGTCGAAAGGCTCAGGTCATTGACCTGAGGGCTGAGGGCTACTGGGAAGAGCTGATGGACACAACCCAGCCTAAAATCATGGTAAGAGACTG GTATGCAGGACGCAGAGATGCTGGCTGCCTCTATGAGCTGTGTGTGAAGCTTCTCTCTGAGAATGAGGATGTGCTGGCTGAGTACAAAAGTGAGACTGTCACCATCCCACAGGAAAATGATGGCAGCTGGAGTGAG ATCTCCCACACCTTTTCCAGCTATGGGCCTGGGGTCCGTTTTGTCCGCTTTGAGCACGGTGGCCAGGACACGCTGTTCTGGAAGGGCTGGTACGGTGTCCGTGTCACCAACAGCAGTGTGACAGTGGAGCCATAG
- the MAD2L2 gene encoding mitotic spindle assembly checkpoint protein MAD2B isoform X2 — translation MTTLTRQDLNFGQVVADVLSEFLEVAVHLILYVREVYPIGIFQKRKKYNVPVQMSCHPELNQYIQDTLHCVKPLLEKNDVEKVVVVILDKEHHPVERFVFEITQPPLLSISSESLLSHVEQLLRAFILKISVCDAVLDNNPPGCTFTVLVHTREAATRNMEKIQVIKDFPWILADEQDVHMHDPRLIPLKTMTSDILKMQLYVEERAHKGT, via the exons ATGACCACTCTCACACGGCAGGACCTTAACTTTGGGCAAG ttgtTGCAGATGTTCTTTCAGAATTCCTGGAAGTGGCTGTTCACCTCATCTTGTACGTCAGAGAAGTTTACCCTATTGGGATCttccagaagaggaagaaatacAACGTACCTGTCCAG ATGTCCTGCCACCCAGAGCTGAACCAGTACATCCAGGACACGCTGCACTGTGTAAAGCCACTGCTGGAGAAG AACGATGTGGAGAAAGTTGTGGTTGTAATCCTGGATAAAGAGCACCACCCCGTGGAGAGATTTGTCTTTGAGATCACCCAGCCACCTCTTCTTTCCATTAG TTCTgagtccctgctgtcccacgTGGAGCAGTTACTGCGTGCCTTCATCCTGAAAATCAGCGTTTGTGATGCCGTGCTGGACAACAACCCCCCAG GTTGCACCTTCACAGTTCTGGTTCACACACGGGAGGCTGCCACACGCAACATGGAAAAGATCCAGGTGATAAAG GATTTCCCTTGGATCCTTGCTGATGAGCAAGATGTGCATATGCACGACCCCCGGCTTATTCCCCTGAAAACCATGACATCTGACATCTTAAAG ATGCAGCTGTACGTAGAAGAGCGAGCTCACAAAGGCACCTGA
- the FBXO2 gene encoding F-box only protein 2 isoform X1, whose product MESLPEAVLIRILASIPAVDLVLVCRLVCCQWKNLVDGAELWILKCQQEGITRDESDAENWQNFYFLSKKRKNLIKNPCGEEDLEHWGEVENGGDGWKIEELPGDFGKEFPSEEVHKYFVTSYEWCRKAQVIDLRAEGYWEELMDTTQPKIMLGCPCRYAGRRDAGCLYELCVKLLSENEDVLAEYKSETVTIPQENDGSWSEISHTFSSYGPGVRFVRFEHGGQDTLFWKGWYGVRVTNSSVTVEP is encoded by the exons ATGGAGTCCCTCCCTGAAGCAGTCCTGATCCGAATCCTGGCTTCCATACCTGCGGTGGATCTGGTGCTGGTGTGCCGCCTGGTCTGCTGCCAGTGGAAAAACCTGGTTGATGGAGCTGAGCTTTGGATCCTGAAGTGTCAGCAGGAAGGCATCACCAGAGATGAGTCAGATGCAGAGAACTGGCAAAACTTCTACTTCCTGAGTAAGAAAAGGAAGAATCTCATCAAGAACCCATGTGGTGAAG AAGACTTGGAGCACTGGGGAGAGGTAGAGAATGGAGGTGATGGCTGGAAAATTGAAGAGCTCCCAGGGGACTTTGGAAAAGAATTTCCTAGTGAAGAAGTCCATAAATACTTTGTTACATCTTATGA GTGGTGTCGAAAGGCTCAGGTCATTGACCTGAGGGCTGAGGGCTACTGGGAAGAGCTGATGGACACAACCCAGCCTAAAATCATG CTTGGATGTCCTTGTAGGTATGCAGGACGCAGAGATGCTGGCTGCCTCTATGAGCTGTGTGTGAAGCTTCTCTCTGAGAATGAGGATGTGCTGGCTGAGTACAAAAGTGAGACTGTCACCATCCCACAGGAAAATGATGGCAGCTGGAGTGAG ATCTCCCACACCTTTTCCAGCTATGGGCCTGGGGTCCGTTTTGTCCGCTTTGAGCACGGTGGCCAGGACACGCTGTTCTGGAAGGGCTGGTACGGTGTCCGTGTCACCAACAGCAGTGTGACAGTGGAGCCATAG
- the LOC131587416 gene encoding F-box only protein 6-like, whose translation MGGASSARGAADLPSRSCGPPSAMTTIGDLPEDVLVELLSLLPARDLLRTCRLVCTQWRYVVDLTTLWKRKCQRDGFYRQSLDRSISDWRIFYMLCHLKRNLIKNPSAEEDFQHWTLDNNEGDEWKIEDLPGAHGNDMPDPTVHKYFVTSYGPCFKSQLITLKKEGYWNQLMDEKRPEITVKDWYAARFDCGCRYELTVRLLSKDYIVLEEFHPEPVVIEQWSDAKWREISHTFQNYPEGVRYIWFQHGGQDTQFWAGWYGIRVTNSSITIGPQTSL comes from the exons ATGGGCGGAGCCAg CTCGGCCCGTGGCGCCGCGGATTTGCCATCGCGCTCCTGCGGCCCGCCGTCTGCCATGACAACCATCGGCGACCTCCCCGAGGACGTGCTGGTGGAGCTGCTGTCGCTGCTGCCCGCCCGGGACCTGCTCCGCACCTGCCGCCTGGTGTGCACGCAGTGGCGGTACGTGGTGGACCTCACCACCCTGTGGAAGCGCAAGTGCCAGCGCGATGGGTTTTATCGTCAGAGCTTGGACAGAAGCATCTCTGACTGGAGGATCTTCTATATGCTCTGCCACTTGAAGAGAAACTTAATCAAAAACCCTTCTGCTGAAG AGGACTTCCAGCACTGGACACTTGATAATAACGAAGGAGATGAGTGGAAGATTGAGGATCTGCCTGGAGCTCACGGAAATGATATGCCAGACCCCACAGTACACAAATACTTTGTCACTTCATATGG GCCATGCTTCAAGTCTCAACTCATTACCCTGAAGAAAGAAGGCTACTGGAATCAGCTGATGGATGAGAAACGGCCTGAAATTACAGTCAAGGACTG gTACGCTGCCAGGTTTGACTGCGGGTGCCGCTACGAGCTCACCGTGAGGCTGCTCTCCAAAGACTACATCGTCCTGGAGGAATTCCACCCTGAGCCAGTGGTCATCGAGCAGTGGAGTGATGCCAAGTGGAGAGAg ATTTCTCACACCTTCCAGAATTACCCAGAAGGAGTTCGTTACATCTGGTTTCAGCACGGAGGCCAGGACACCCAGTTCTGGGCAGGATGGTACGGGATCCGAGTGACAAACAGCAGCATCACCATTGGGCCCCAGACGTCGTTATGA
- the MAD2L2 gene encoding mitotic spindle assembly checkpoint protein MAD2B isoform X1 encodes MQLCRVWVPWDCTEKLRSCWQWQQGLGKMTTLTRQDLNFGQVVADVLSEFLEVAVHLILYVREVYPIGIFQKRKKYNVPVQMSCHPELNQYIQDTLHCVKPLLEKNDVEKVVVVILDKEHHPVERFVFEITQPPLLSISSESLLSHVEQLLRAFILKISVCDAVLDNNPPGCTFTVLVHTREAATRNMEKIQVIKDFPWILADEQDVHMHDPRLIPLKTMTSDILKMQLYVEERAHKGT; translated from the exons atgcagctctgcagggtttGGGTTCCTTGGGACTGCACAGAGAAACTCAGAAGCTGTTGGCAGTGGCAGCAG GGCCTGGGGAAGATGACCACTCTCACACGGCAGGACCTTAACTTTGGGCAAG ttgtTGCAGATGTTCTTTCAGAATTCCTGGAAGTGGCTGTTCACCTCATCTTGTACGTCAGAGAAGTTTACCCTATTGGGATCttccagaagaggaagaaatacAACGTACCTGTCCAG ATGTCCTGCCACCCAGAGCTGAACCAGTACATCCAGGACACGCTGCACTGTGTAAAGCCACTGCTGGAGAAG AACGATGTGGAGAAAGTTGTGGTTGTAATCCTGGATAAAGAGCACCACCCCGTGGAGAGATTTGTCTTTGAGATCACCCAGCCACCTCTTCTTTCCATTAG TTCTgagtccctgctgtcccacgTGGAGCAGTTACTGCGTGCCTTCATCCTGAAAATCAGCGTTTGTGATGCCGTGCTGGACAACAACCCCCCAG GTTGCACCTTCACAGTTCTGGTTCACACACGGGAGGCTGCCACACGCAACATGGAAAAGATCCAGGTGATAAAG GATTTCCCTTGGATCCTTGCTGATGAGCAAGATGTGCATATGCACGACCCCCGGCTTATTCCCCTGAAAACCATGACATCTGACATCTTAAAG ATGCAGCTGTACGTAGAAGAGCGAGCTCACAAAGGCACCTGA